One genomic segment of Jaculus jaculus isolate mJacJac1 chromosome 2, mJacJac1.mat.Y.cur, whole genome shotgun sequence includes these proteins:
- the LOC123458628 gene encoding 60S ribosomal protein L12-like: protein MPPKFDPNEIKVVYLRGTGGKVGATSALAPKIGPLGLSPKKVGDDIAKATGDWKGLRITVKLTIQNRQAQIEVVPSASALIIKALKEPPRDRKKQKNIKHSGNISFDEIVNIARQMRHRSLARELSGTIKEILGTAQSVGCNVDGRHPHDIIDDINSGAVECPAS, encoded by the coding sequence ATGCCGCCTAAGTTCGACCCCAACGAGATCAAAGTGGTGTACCTCAGGGGCACCGGAGGCAAGGTCGGCGCCACATCTGCTCTGGCCCCCAAGATCGGTCCCCTgggtctgtctccaaaaaaagttGGTGATGACATCGCCAAGGCAACCGGTGATTGGAAGGGTCTGAGGATTACAGTGAAGCTGACCATTCAGAACAGACAGGCTCAGATTGAAGTGGtgccttctgcttctgccctAATCATCAAAGCCCTCAAGGAGCcaccaagagacagaaagaagcagaaaaacattAAACACAGTGGCAATATTTCTTTTGATGAGATTGTCAACATTGCCCGACAGATGCGCCACCGGTCTTTGGCCAGAGAACTTTCTGGAACCATCAAAGAGATCCTGGGCACTGCACAGTCTGTGGGATGCAATGTGGATGGCCGCCACCCACATGATATCATAGACGACATCAACAGTGGGGCAGTGGAATGCCCAGCTAGCTAA